The Setaria viridis chromosome 6, Setaria_viridis_v4.0, whole genome shotgun sequence genome includes the window TAATAACAGTACAAAATTACATATAGTAACTCTCGTTCAAGCTAGGTTACAGATTGTGACATTTGCATTGTTTTTTCTACATTTGCTAGGAAAATGTTTCAATACTGGCCATGCTAGCGAGAATTCACTAAGCAGAgcagagaactgactttcgatgcgcccccttttaatcccggtttaaagtaggcccgGTATAAAGGGGGTGtgcggagctttactcccggttggtatttgcaaccagaactaaaagtcaccttttgtcccggtttaaaaatcagccacccgtgggggaccctttagtcccggatgaaaaaatcagctacccgtgggagacccttttgtctcgggtggtaagaataaccgggactaaaggtcacccttttaatcccggttggtgttaccactcgggactaaaactcacgacaccaaccgggataaaagggtccctcacgGGCGGCTGAAAAAGAACTAAAGtcctcggacccttttatcccggtttgtaacaccaatcgggataaaaggggatcttttatcctggttggtgtttccaaccgggataaaagggtcccccacgtgtAGCTGGGACAAAACTAAATCATTtagacccttttatcccggttggtgtttccaaccgggataaaagggtcccccacgagttagtataaaaggattggatcccctatatagttagatgtggtgtgtaggtgggatggcaaggaaggtACACGCGAGGCTTGaagtcgtgggttcgaatcccacgaaccgcgcacgcgcatatttcgcgtgaaaatcgcgtgacttgtgacttgcgcgtgtggggTGGGGAGGCCCCTtgggaatttatttatttttcaaatttttttgcaaaaccatttatcccggttggtattaccaaccgggactaaagggtgtctttagtcctggttgagggacccgggataaaagacaccccccttttatcccgaatgctttatcccggatagtttttcgagagatttgcacccttccaaccgggactaatactcagttttctactagtgatTGTATGAGGCACAAGCACGTGCCAATAAAAGAGGTAAGGTCTATTTTATTTCAGTTTGGGGTAGAGAAGGCCCTCCTTCAATTTTTCAAAATTGTAATGCCTTCCAAAGATCGAATTGGTCTCTTGGGGAGTTAACGTTGGCTCTTAGGAAAAACAAACATACAGATGCTCACAGTGCAGTTTAAATCTGGACAGGTTCGCGGTGCTCGACTTGTGCTGTGGTTTTCTACTCTGGGGAGGAGCCAGCTAGCCACGATCGACGTGAGTTCTCACTTCTGAGGGAATGATAAGGCGTCTCAAAGTTGCAGGATGACCCGTCATGTGTTTGTGTTAGGTGCCTGTGTAGAACCAAGTGATGTATGTCTAAGCTAGTAGTGTGTTTTGTGTCAGTATCTAGATGTCAGGACAGCTCAGCTGAGTCCAGTGTTGTTGCTATTGTTGTGGTTGTTACTTTGTAAGCTGACTTCGTGTAGTGTGGAAAGCGTGGTGACTGGAGATTATTGACGAGTTGCTGGTGTGCCGTGTACCATTTGCTGGTCTCAATTCGGACCAACTTTCAGCCCATATGTGGTTCTACCTCAGCAACACTAAGCATAGATCATCACTCCAAGAGCCATAGAGGTGATTTTCACATAACAGGGAAGACATCCTCAACCAGCATTCATCATGCTCAAAACTTACCAGGGAGATTTCAACCACAAGTACCATAACTAGCCGCTTCTGCTTTAGCGAGATTTCAACCACAAATACCATAATTAGCCGCTTCTGCTTTAGCAAGATCTTAACCACAACTACCAGAACCACCCGCTTTTGCTTTGGCCTTTGGGGCCAGGAAATGATGACATGGCAAGGTAGGGTAGAGTTGGGTGGTGCTGTGCTTACGGCTGAGCTGATAAAGTTACATCAAATTCTCAAAATATTCTTTAAATTTAAGTCATAAACATGCATAGGAAATCTCTACTCACATGGTGTGTTTCATGGTTCAAATTTAACAGGTTTGCTACCAAATAGAAGTCTACGAAACTAAGCCAGATTTGCTATTAGGTAGGGGCATGGAGATCATAAACTAAGAATCCAATAGCTCAAATTAGATAGGTTCTTGGCAAATTTGGGGTTCGGGACTGAGATGCATTAAGGTCACATTTCAATCGTACGTTGCACCGACAAGCGCCAAGGGCAGTGGTACCCTGCTGCGAAGATAGGACCAACGTGGCTCAGGCACAGGCCATCTGTTAATGAACAATGTATTAATAGTCAATCAATGAATTATTTTATAAAACAAAGCAAGCAAATCGCATCGAGGAACTTCAAAGAATTACCTGTTTGGCTTCTTGTAGCTAGCCTCGTCAACATCAGACCTATGAAGAGCACAAAAAATAAGTGAGCTGAAGATCACAAGTAGAAGCATGGAGCCACTTGACCGGCTTATGCATTGTATTTGGCTCTTAGCTTATTTAGGTACCGGAACTTTAGCTAAAGGTCGGCCAACTATCCCCTTAAGAATAGGATAAAAATCATGCAACATCTGTTCAGACATTGTAATATGCCCAAACAAGACATGTATTGCTAATATGGTTAAAAGAAAATGTAAAAATAAGAGTTTCCAACAAAAAGTAAAATGAACCAAGATAGAATCACCAAACTGACCCTATGTTTTGCAATTACCACCAAAAGTTTTGTTGGAAGAGGGGACATAATCACACTAGTCGATGAGAACCAAGTGCAATGTCCTAACACAAGAGTATCGTGTACATGAATAGTGATAGTTAAGTCTAGTAGCTCTATATAGTACTACGCATGGTTGGCTATATATATACCCCAAACTGAGCTATTGTCCCTGTGGTTAATGGAAAGAGATCTTTGGGCTAACAAATAGCACTTGCTGactattaaaaaaaagatgtgtATAGGCATACCTTTCAAAAAGCCTCAACCTTTCCAGAACAATAGACCTTGGTAGATAATGTGTTTCTTCCTTACCATGGAAGTTCATGCCAATGAAATTCCCATCAAAATCAATCAGGGGGCCTCCAATACCAGCCTAGCACAGAAGCAAATTGACACGTGAACAgataatatttattatttctaatACCATGCAAATGCAGATGCAAGTGATAATTTAAGTTGCTCATAATCTGATGCAACTATTTGTTTCAACCATAAATGAAATCAACAGTGTACCTTTGTGACTTTACAAGTGGAGATCATAAGCTCTTTGCAGTCGAGATTGCCTTCTTTGTCAGCCACTTTCCCACTTGTGGCCATTAATTTGCCTGATTCAAAGATACGTCCTACAGCTACTACCTCCATATGGGGTTCAATTTGCCTATTGTTGAATGCTGCGGTTCGAAGACAGCGGAAACCCATGACACTGACCACAGCAATATTATAACTCAAATTGTAACGTTGCAATGTCCCTTCAGCAACTTGCTTATTTGGAAGGTACACTTTAATCTGCTACGAATGAGAAAGTGAGAATTAACCAGTATCTCAAATGAACAGACAAAGAAGTACATAACTGTTTGCAGTACGAACCTTCAAGTTATCAGCAATCTTGTATTCATCAGCAGAAGTTCTAACCAAACTTGCTGAAGTCAAAACCCTTGAGGTGGATTCATTGAAGCCTATAAATATACCAGTGCAAGCAAAAAACCTTTCTTCTCCTACAAAGAAAAATTGTTGCAACCGTAGTCAGTGATGTAATAGAGAAAGCAAACATATATGAAAAAGTAAATTATCTTATGCAATCACCTTTGAATGAAGCAAGTGAGACAACACTTCGGGATATACCTGAAGCAACCTTCTTACTGAGTTTGCTCCATGTATCTTCAACAAATTCCTCTTCAAAAGTATTAATCAAGCGCATACCCCCTGGGTAAAAAAACATAGTATAACAGTTGAGTGCTAGAATAGACTGTCAAACTGTGAAACAAAATTAGTCAGAAAAAGCAAAGCAATAATTGCTCACCCTCAAGCCTAATTGGCATAGGATAATTACGGGACTTTAGATCATTTCTCACAAGCTCCGTGAAATCTGGTGCAACACGGTGAAGTGATTAATGTGGGGTTCACTGATACTATAGCTAGAAAAACTGAAAGCAATGACTGACCATCAACTGGTAATGGATTAGGATAAAGCAAGGGCCAGAGTTCCTCTTCTTCAGAATCTGGTGCATCAAGCTGAAGTGAATCAATGACCAAGTACCAGTAATGATAAACAAGCAACATTATAACATGATGACAGTGTGCACGATAATTTAATAACATTAGAACTTAAGTGGCCCGTGTTTCGGTTAAAAAAGGAAGTGACTCAGCTTGATTCACCTTCTGAAACACTCGCAAAGGATATGAAAAGCTGATTCTTACTTTCACTATCCTCATATGACCCGTGACTTCTCCCTTTAAAGTTAAACCTCGACTATGGTGAGCTGTGCCAACAATGGGACCAGCCATGACTCAAAGTTGGACCTCATCCTTAATAATCTGAACGACCCTTTGCAAGTTGCAAGCGGTGATACCCGATGTTTCCAATATATCCAAGCCCCCAAGGAGTTCAAACCAGCCTCCATAGAACTTGCCACTAACTTAATAGCTCCAGACCACCGATCAAAGAACTGCATGATGTAGGGGTGACAGGTCGGGGAGACCAAACAGTATAAACAAGAGTGACCAGACTTCTCTTGAGAAGATACAGGAGACTATGATGCGGTGGATTATCCCATCTTCCTGGTCACAGAGCAGGCAACGCTCTGGATGTGGTAGTTCCCATCGTGCTAGGCAGTCAGCAGTCCAACATTGACTATGGGCTACTAACCAGAGGAAGAATTGGCTGTAATGACCATGACTAGTATTGATAATAAGTAACCATCATCACGCAAACTCCAAAAGCCACATACCAAGACATGTATCTGTATCCGGTATCCGGTACATGGTGGATACATCACAGATACATAAGTATTGGGAAAACAAAGATTTTAATTGCTGACACATATTCGGCACTTGCTTGGTGGATACTTCATGGATAAAGCCCCGCCGCCTAGCCACAACCTAAAACTTAACGACAATAAGACTAAGGGGCTGTTTGACACCGGTAACtaactttagccctatcacgTTGGAtgtcggatgctaattaggaggactaaatatgaattaattataaaactaattgtataacccctaggctaattcgcgagatgaatctattaagtctaattaatccatcattagcaaatagttactgtagcaccacattgtcaaatcatggactaattagacttaataaattTATCTTACGAATTAACCtccgtctgtgtaattagttttataattagactatatttaatacttctaattaatatatgAAAGTTAGCCCCTGTCAGGCAAACAGGTCCTAGCACAGCACGTCTTGGAACTCACGTAAGCCAGACCAAACCACCGCACGCTTCCCCTTACTACTGCTGGGTGACCCCTACCGCCTCACGTAAGCCAGACCAGACCACCGCACGCTTCCCCTTACTACTGCTGGGTGACCCCTACCGCCCCGACTCATCAGTGAGTACATCCGGTCATCCCCATTTATTAAGACAGAGAAcaagtgcaaattcttcgctTGGGCAATGAtacaaattttttttcccaaagcAGGCATTCTAAATGTCAAGGGATGGCCTCATCAGCCGCATTGCCCACTttgggcctgtttgtttccaccctcctaaagttttagctcctaaaagtttttaggcacctcctaaaagtatgtttggttccacctcctaaaagtgactaaaggcaATTAATGAAGTGTAAAATACCCAAGATGCCCTTCCTCCATGCCCCTGCATGCCCCTCTACCGGCgccgcaccgcccctccgccggcgctaGGCTCGTCTGTTGCCGGCCCCTGCACTGCCCCTCCGCCGACTCCGCCCCCTCCCTTCAAATCCCagccgccgcgcccctcccctcctcttcttccccggcaccgccgcccccctcccgtTCCTCCCTCGCCCGGATCCGGCGACGGGGGATCTGGCGGGGGAGCGCCCGGCCGGCCCGTGCAGCGGCGcaagggagcgggggcggcgggggtaggggtgccgtgcggcggcggcgggcggcgggaaggACGCCGCTGGCGGGGGCCGAACGGGGGAAGACGCCGGTGGCGGGCGGAATGCGGGGGCCTAGGCAGGAGggagggtgagagagagagaggaggacaataaatgagggcaatggGGTTCAGGATGGGCTTTaggaggttttaggaggggtggagctcctaaagaaattgaagcctcctaaaagtttttagtcacttttagtcagtgtttggttcttt containing:
- the LOC117859577 gene encoding uncharacterized protein isoform X3; amino-acid sequence: MIEVSLPNNRSADGWLVHCDLNYNVAVVNISHYPGFRAAHFAHLIHFGCKVVALGRCFKTGKLKALYGTVNDEPSGDLRKHLMISTCKITMTMAGGPLVDLDGSFVGMNFYSKKMMTPFLPVDTIYKCLVHAGILCAEIKHGGDSTIERSPCEIQEFLMPNVEGSSTGERDKNQELSISSTSYSEDSEEEELWPLLYPNPLPVDDFTELVRNDLKSRNYPMPIRLEGGMRLINTFEEEFVEDTWSKLSKKVASGISRSVVSLASFKGEERFFACTGIFIGFNESTSRVLTSASLVRTSADEYKIADNLKIKVYLPNKQVAEGTLQRYNLSYNIAVVSVMGFRCLRTAAFNNRQIEPHMEVVAVGRIFESGKLMATSGKVADKEGNLDCKELMISTCKVTKAGIGGPLIDFDGNFIGMNFHGKEETHYLPRSIVLERLRLFERSDVDEASYKKPNRWPVPEPRWSYLRSRVPLPLALVGATYD